Proteins encoded together in one Patescibacteria group bacterium window:
- a CDS encoding EVE domain-containing protein: MNVFVFQSVPERYDLREAISPGAKDTWYATRYRNKMNPGDLVFFWMAGDEHFRGLYGWGKIISTPYLKSGWESHGVDVSYEVRFYDGLQLIILTNGFQKKSQKTPKREIELAKSRKQNYLKRRKKDG, encoded by the coding sequence ATGAATGTATTTGTTTTCCAGAGTGTACCTGAGCGCTATGACCTTCGAGAAGCTATTTCTCCAGGGGCTAAAGACACATGGTATGCGACGAGATATCGAAACAAAATGAATCCTGGGGATTTGGTGTTCTTTTGGATGGCTGGTGATGAACATTTTAGAGGACTATATGGATGGGGAAAAATTATTTCTACACCATATTTAAAAAGTGGATGGGAAAGTCACGGGGTAGACGTATCATATGAAGTAAGATTTTACGATGGACTACAATTAATAATTTTAACAAATGGATTTCAAAAAAAATCCCAGAAAACACCTAAACGTGAAATCGAACTTGCCAAAAGCAGAAAGCAAAATTATTTAAAAAGGAGAAAAAAAGATGGATGA